caaattttgaaatttagctaaaactaaaatttgaaagGTATAAAAAtcgaaaatgatcaaattaaagttccAAAATTAAATCCACCACTTGCACATATTACATGAATTAATAACAGAATTTAACCTATATCTCATATACACTATGTATATGAAAAAggttgagagagagagaggaaactCACTGAAAAAGGATTGACTTGATCATTTTCTTCGCAGTCAAAAGGGTTCTTATCGTGCTGGGCAGCCATTAATAGGGTTTGAAGTATTTCTATAGAGACCAATGGAAATGCAATGCAAAGTAATATATTAATGTATGATCGGCAAATTGGGATTGCTCAAAAGGGAGGGGAAAATGTTCATTATATATACACCAGCGAATTGAAGGAACTTTGTCTTCATTAATAATATGTAACATTGCTTTGAAATTAAAGAGGGAAcccaattttgaaatttgttgttatatGCTTGCTTCATTGTTTATGGATTATATATGTTTCGGTGTTCTCAGAGAAACATTAACATAGGGTGTTTATCCTCATTGAAAGTGGCGGAGCCACGGCTGCTAGCAGTGTCCCGATCTcctaaatgaaatattttttatttaaattttttataatttataaaattttaaattagtaataataaaattgtactttgacttctaaaaaataatataattttgatttaattctttaaaaatcataaagatatagattattaaaatagtaaaattgtatttttactatcttaaaaatatataacttaattctgtcccaatttttttttctagctCCGCCACTGTTGATTGATTTCTTAagacataatgacttatttggctCTCCAATTTTACAAAAAGAAATTACACGGattgtcaaattacccaaaatggaTTGAAAAGTTAACGTCTGTTAACTTTATTAACGTGACATACATGTGGATTTCCACGTGGGTGTCACataagcaattaattaatttttaagattcaaaaaagttataaaaaattatttaaaatttaaaaattattaaaattataaaaaaatatattttttaagattttttattttaaaaaattaattgctaaCGTAGTCTACACGTGAGCTGCCACATCATCAAAGTTAATAGATGTTaactttttttatccattttgagGTGGTTTGATAAACAATACAATGTTTAAgagttaaaaaaaatgaaaggttaaaataattttttttgtaaagttggaggtttaaataaatcattatgtcatttcttaattaaattgaaGTCTaggttttatttttgatatataCAATGTCGTAATTTGAAGTGATTTCAActcttgaatttaaatttaggttAATGAGCTCCAAGCGACGATTCAACGAGTGGTACAATTGATCAATACCCATCGACGAGTACAAAAAAAACATACCTTAGTTTTAAGTCAAATTGATAGTGAGTGTCagaaattatagaagaaaactGTTTGAATTTTAGTTTGCAGATTTATAACATTAAatctatttcataaaaaaaagttgaacTATAGAAGAGAAGGGGAATGAGAATTTTCGATTGATGTAGGTGGTGCGAACAAAAAAGGCTATTCAACAACTATCTTAACAgttaaataacttaaatgaaaattttcaaatagtttaatgactattttgtaactttttgaagttgagtgaccaaaatataaacttacctaTAGTTTAGTGATATtgagtgtaatttacccaaataatTAAGATATCAGTTAAGTCCTTAATTGAAAATTACAACTTATCAATTGTGTACTTAATTGAAAGCGAACAATTAATTGAAACATTAAAATATAGATTTTTGTCAAAGCACTAATAAATATTAGGAAGACAGAATAGAAAAATACTGACATAgagagtttaattaatttttaattatttttgtttaaaaaaataaaaaatcgttAAGTTTTATTTGGAATATACGGTTTAACTTGGAGTGACAATGACAAccgaataaaaaaggaaaatcataTCTTTTGTCTTCTATATGTGGAGAAGACAAATGAATGAgctttaaaaacaaataaatacatcCAAAGAAAGCCTACATTtggcaacatcaaacataccattGCTGTATAAATGtttcaataatttgttttattgtaGTTACAAATTTGGGAGAAATTTAaggatagaaaataaatattaataaaattaacaaatattattttttttatttaagggcgatttgataaatattgtaaatttaataattaaaagagacgaaaaattaaaatgatttttttcttataaagttagaaagtgtcattaaaatatttttatttgttgaatATAGGACTCATATTCAATATCTTGAAATATTTGTCTTGTGAATTAAAATTCcgtaattgttaaattattttaatatttatatcaaatagTATGGTTATGTATTTCGAAATATACAATTCattgttatgtgattatgtaatCTAGTCTAAATATCACTTGCATGTGTTTGGTAGTTACAATTGGATCTCTTTAGTATTTTgtgttattattaaattaaattaaattcttagcgttttattttaagattatttgtTATTAAGGACATCAAATTAAATTATCTTTATTTTGTATCAATGATAAACTtcatgaatcaaaattaaaatcaagattttcattatattaatctcaatttttatttttaatctcttttagttttcttttaatttcaaaatcctcttttcaatttattttgttttattgattaaatactttttaccattttttataaataagattCTTATTGCAAACCGTATAAATTGAATTACATTATCTGTaccaaaaaaaatacataattaactGGTTCCAACATAAACAAATGTATTGAATGTAAATTTCTATACTTAGAAAACattgaaattgaatgattttACATCGTCAAACCAccccacccccccccccaaaaaaaaaagaaaaaaaaatacagcaTCATTGTTCTTTTTCCAGAATAATAATGTGACCTTGCCATGGCAAGGGCTAGATGATGATCAACATGAGAGCTTGCTcagctattttattttattttgcttcaTTAACTTGCTGCAGCCATTGCTCTCCCTCTTGCAGCTCGGCTCTTTGCCTCTGCAGCCTTACCGGTTCCCCGGAAAAACCTGTACACTCTCTGCACAAGCCGAAAACATGGTTAACCAACGATTGTTAGAATAGCAAATATCAAATAACGTAGTTGACCAATAGTTAAAAAAGACCTGAAAGACCCAGATGCTTAACAGCGCCTCGGCACTGAATAATCCGAACCCGATAAAGTACAAGATCTGTGTAAAGCAAACATGGGTCATGGCTTAAGTTATATAAGCTTTCAAAAATGAAGAAATGAGATTTTGAAGGCGTAGCTATCTTTACCCCAAGAATAGCACTTTGGCTCATAGCATCTAATGCACTCAGTATTCCCCTGCATCATGTCATACAGGTCCGGCAAGCTATATTACTCAAACTCGAGTCTAAATGTAGGATACTTTAAGAAAATCTTAGAGTTGAAACAACGTAGCCGGAAAGTTAAAAAGGAACTTACGGTAACGAAAACCCTTGACGGAATATAGGCGGAGCAACAGCAGCAAAGATGCAGAAGCATATATGTACCTGAAACCAAAGGAACAGTTTATAATAGCTGCCATGCCAAAGCTTGGGGGTGATTACCGGAtaaataaaatgcaattttaccatataaaatatgaaaaaccatcCAAATCTAAATGCACTGTCTTTCCTGCAAGATGatcatgaaattaaaaataggaACATTATTCAAAGTTTGAAAGCTATATGATCATACAAGTTTGAGTACCTGCAAGCGCGATATAGTGGACGGTACCACAAAAAATAGGCTCCTGGTACCCCAACTAATAAGTAGATGATGGCAAGGAACCAGATTACAATTCCTAAAAAGCAGATGTTTTTTAAGATTCAACACTCAGAATCTAAACAACAGATTATTGCAAATGTTAAAGAAGATATGTAAATCCTACCTCTCCCTTTGAGGCTTGCAGCAGAAACAGATATGACATTCCAGACAAGGCAAAGGATCAATCCTGCAGAAATTCACCACATCATTCCAGTACTATTAATAGTTCTTTAGGACCAAGTGAAATATATGCAATAAGCTATAATCTAAGCTTTGCATCTGACATGAAGGGTTTACATTACATACCTAATAAAGTGGCGAAAGCTACATATTGCATACGGTGTAGATAATCTGGTATTTCATTTGCAATATCATGGTGTATGATTGGGAAAAATGGTGGCCAATTTTTGATATCCAGAAAAACTCCAGCTGCATTTCAAAACAACTGTTTAGTGTGGATGTCATCAGTGCTAATTGCCAAGACCATGTTAGCTGGACTCGAGCGAGTGATGTATACAGGTATGTTCCAATACGGATATGCTCAATTTTTTCAGGGTCATAACTAAACTTAATCGTTTATGGagattttagataattttaactcgaaaaattttcaaaaagagaAAAGATTAATCAAATAGAAAATACAAAAATGTTACCTCTAGCAAgagcttcttctttctttttaacttcCTGCATTCCCCCCAAATATGAGTAAGCATCTTGTTAGTTATAAAGACTAGCACAAACACACTAGAATAACTATAATTAGAATGTAAAAAGATTGAAAATCGAAATATTTTAAGACATAAATCAGAATAAATCTAGACAGAATCCACCAGTGTTATTTAAGTACGGTGTTACTCGAATTTGTTCAGGTATTTACCTCCTCTCTCTTTCTGATTTCAGCTTCCTTGGTTTTAAGTTCTCTCTCTTTATGCTGTAAATTCTACATTTCAAATCAGACAAAAATCAAAAATAGTTAGAAAGTAAGGTTGAAATATGTTGTTAGTCCCTGTATTTATCcagaatttgaaatttaatccatgtacttacaaagttaaaaaaatcaagttttcttatttctttaatttaaaaatctcaatccaatcattaatattattagtattttttatcaaaatttgttACCTTGACATGTTGATTAGACTACCCTCATATGACGTACACTAACCAATTTAgcaaaaaaattaatagtattgacaattggacctaaattttaaaatctaaaaagtagagagattagattcttaaaaataaaaatataaaaaataaattccaaatttttttgCTATAAACacctatgacatattttaacatttcaattacCATTTCTTTATCAAGAGCAACGTCAATGGCTGGATGCCGATGACCATAATCAAAGTTGGCTGGTTCATGAGGTAATGCCGAAAGCCTTGAGTGTGAATAATGTGAAGGGTTCtgcaagaaaattttttatttttaaacaattataCAATCATTTTACTGTAAATATTTgtctaattatattttagtccctctattatattGAAATTGAGATTTAATACCTTTAGTTTAGTTTGACATAATTTTTTACATGTTAGGCTGTTAATCTCTGTACTTGTATAAAATTTGAACATATCAATgcatcatattttaaccacaacattataaaagtaaaaggatCAATCCAAATTTTCAgcatagtagagggactaaaataaaaattagaccTATTTTGTTTTGTTGGTAAAAactcaaaatggaaaataaaaataagatt
This window of the Gossypium hirsutum isolate 1008001.06 chromosome A09, Gossypium_hirsutum_v2.1, whole genome shotgun sequence genome carries:
- the LOC107890022 gene encoding secretory carrier-associated membrane protein, which produces MNLQHKERELKTKEAEIRKREEEVKKKEEALARAGVFLDIKNWPPFFPIIHHDIANEIPDYLHRMQYVAFATLLGLILCLVWNVISVSAASLKGRGIVIWFLAIIYLLVGVPGAYFLWYRPLYRACRKDSAFRFGWFFIFYMVHICFCIFAAVAPPIFRQGFSLPGILSALDAMSQSAILGILYFIGFGLFSAEALLMYRFFRGTGKAAEAKSRAARGRAMAAAS